A DNA window from Paenibacillus sp. HWE-109 contains the following coding sequences:
- a CDS encoding glucose PTS transporter subunit IIA — protein MNWMGNLQQLGRSLMLPTIALPIAAVLLRLGDLPWDVIHASGFGDMLLLAGNTVFDYIPIIFAVGVALGLTESAGIAGLSAMLGYFMFTRLIEHALGSQFQLGVSGGILIGLLAAIIYHRCKEIKLPEYIQFFGGPRMVPLIMGLSTLVVSYIMIAIGPYLELAMGKLSSWLLGFGGFGAFVYGIAHRLLVPSGLHHILNNFFWFQVGAYETPTGHMAYGDLPRYFAGDPTAGTYMAGLYPIMMFALPAIAFAIIGEAREDLKPKIKATFLTAALASFLTGVTEPIEFAFLFVAPYLFVIHAILSGAAMWLAYELHIQHGFSYSAGAIDYIINLHLSHNGLLLIPIGLVYGLLYYFLFRWAIRRFQIPTPGREEGSSLEEWAGDIPYRSPLILQALGGKDNIKKIEACITRLRLTLVNDRLMDITALRHLGAAGVIRLGGGNVQVVFGTFSELIREEIMKVLRKDIHVVLFTSPMQGRMIPIEEVPDRIFASRLVGNGVAFIPEKGELVSPVAGTIMHIYPTMHALGILTEEGLEVLLHIGIDTSSLPGKCFNAVVKEGDKVEAGQLLIKFNYNKVKKFASSLATPMIVTNPDLVKSWSFAPFKTVKKGQGSVMSVVLKPTKSTGGTNG, from the coding sequence TTGAACTGGATGGGGAACTTACAACAGCTTGGCCGCTCTTTAATGCTGCCCACCATTGCGCTTCCTATTGCTGCTGTGCTGCTTCGCCTAGGGGATTTGCCTTGGGATGTCATTCATGCATCCGGCTTCGGGGATATGCTGCTGCTAGCTGGGAATACAGTCTTTGATTATATACCGATTATATTCGCTGTTGGTGTGGCGCTTGGCCTGACGGAAAGCGCAGGGATTGCTGGACTTTCAGCCATGCTTGGCTATTTCATGTTCACGAGGCTTATCGAGCATGCGCTAGGCTCGCAATTTCAATTGGGTGTGTCAGGCGGAATACTAATTGGGTTACTAGCTGCCATTATTTATCATCGCTGCAAGGAAATTAAGCTCCCGGAGTACATACAATTTTTTGGCGGACCCCGCATGGTGCCTCTCATTATGGGACTTTCTACGTTAGTGGTTTCCTATATCATGATCGCTATAGGTCCTTACTTGGAATTGGCTATGGGGAAGCTATCCAGCTGGTTGCTTGGATTTGGCGGCTTTGGCGCTTTTGTTTATGGGATTGCTCATCGCCTGCTGGTTCCCTCAGGCTTGCATCATATTCTGAACAATTTCTTCTGGTTTCAGGTTGGTGCCTACGAGACCCCGACCGGTCATATGGCCTATGGTGATTTGCCGCGTTATTTTGCGGGAGACCCAACGGCTGGTACGTATATGGCGGGCTTATATCCAATCATGATGTTTGCGCTTCCTGCCATCGCGTTTGCCATAATTGGCGAAGCGCGGGAGGATCTCAAACCTAAGATTAAAGCCACTTTTCTGACAGCCGCACTTGCTTCTTTTTTGACGGGTGTGACGGAGCCCATTGAATTTGCCTTTCTTTTTGTCGCACCTTATTTATTTGTGATTCATGCTATTTTATCAGGTGCGGCGATGTGGTTAGCTTATGAACTGCATATTCAGCATGGTTTTTCTTATTCCGCGGGTGCCATTGACTACATCATTAATTTGCATTTATCACACAATGGCTTGCTTTTGATACCGATTGGCTTAGTCTATGGGTTACTCTATTATTTCTTGTTTCGATGGGCGATCCGGCGGTTTCAAATTCCTACACCAGGCAGGGAAGAAGGTTCTTCATTAGAAGAATGGGCGGGTGATATTCCTTATCGATCCCCCCTTATTTTGCAAGCACTCGGCGGGAAAGACAATATTAAGAAGATTGAGGCCTGCATTACCAGATTGCGACTTACACTTGTCAATGATCGTTTGATGGACATCACGGCATTACGACACTTAGGAGCAGCAGGCGTCATTCGACTTGGAGGAGGCAATGTTCAGGTCGTGTTCGGAACATTCTCAGAGTTGATTCGTGAAGAAATCATGAAAGTATTGCGCAAAGACATCCATGTTGTGCTGTTCACTTCCCCTATGCAAGGTCGCATGATCCCCATCGAGGAAGTGCCTGACCGCATTTTTGCCTCGCGCTTGGTCGGTAATGGTGTTGCTTTCATTCCTGAAAAAGGAGAGTTGGTTTCTCCTGTGGCTGGCACCATAATGCACATCTATCCGACTATGCATGCGCTCGGTATTTTGACGGAGGAAGGCCTTGAAGTCTTACTGCATATCGGGATTGATACATCCAGTTTGCCAGGCAAATGCTTCAATGCCGTTGTGAAAGAAGGGGACAAGGTAGAGGCAGGACAGCTCTTGATTAAGTTTAATTATAATAAGGTGAAGAAATTTGCCTCATCCTTGGCGACACCGATGATTGTCACGAATCCGGATCTGGTGAAGTCCTGGAGCTTTGCTCCGTTCAAAACTGTCAAAAAAGGCCAAGGTTCTGTCATGTCCGTTGTCTTAAAGCCTACTAAATCTACGGGGGGGACGAACGGATGA
- a CDS encoding FAD-dependent oxidoreductase: protein MAYDVIIIGAGPAGASAALFTSKAGKKTLVIDNDQSVTKRAWIENHYGVEEITGPNLVEIGKKQATKFGTEFVQGKATTLTSTDAGYQITTDNGTYEGTHIILATGLSTELAEAAGIQTKPGTEPRIKTVIDADAQGQSSLKGVWAAGTIAGVSMHTIITAGDGAKVAINVISELNGARYVDHDVLKS, encoded by the coding sequence ATGGCATATGATGTAATTATTATTGGCGCAGGTCCCGCGGGGGCTAGTGCAGCCTTATTCACATCCAAAGCAGGCAAAAAAACACTTGTTATTGACAATGATCAGAGCGTTACCAAACGAGCATGGATTGAAAATCATTACGGTGTTGAAGAGATCACAGGACCCAATTTGGTGGAAATCGGTAAGAAGCAAGCCACGAAATTCGGAACAGAATTCGTACAAGGCAAAGCTACAACCCTAACCTCAACGGATGCAGGGTATCAAATAACGACCGATAATGGTACATACGAAGGTACACATATTATTCTGGCAACAGGGCTTTCCACCGAGCTTGCTGAAGCAGCAGGTATCCAAACGAAACCTGGCACAGAACCACGTATCAAAACGGTTATTGATGCTGATGCCCAAGGTCAAAGCAGCCTCAAAGGCGTCTGGGCAGCAGGAACGATTGCTGGTGTGAGCATGCATACGATCATTACTGCTGGTGACGGCGCTAAAGTTGCTATTAATGTGATAAGTGAGCTCAATGGTGCCCGCTATGTAGATCATGATGTACTAAAATCCTAA
- a CDS encoding CoA-binding protein → MSFENPSREHIKEILASAGNIAVVGLSDKADRTSYMVSAAMQSRGYRIIPVNPNATEILGEKCYATLSDIPEPVDIVNVFRRADQVVPVAEEAVKIKAKVFWLQLEIVNEEAARIASEGGLEVIMDRCIKVEDAILNPRNN, encoded by the coding sequence ATGTCTTTCGAAAATCCGTCCAGAGAGCATATCAAAGAAATATTGGCAAGCGCCGGCAATATCGCGGTCGTTGGTTTGTCTGATAAAGCGGATCGCACGTCGTATATGGTTTCCGCGGCTATGCAGAGCAGAGGATACCGGATTATTCCTGTGAATCCGAATGCCACAGAAATTCTGGGCGAGAAGTGCTATGCCACTTTATCCGACATTCCCGAGCCTGTCGACATCGTCAATGTCTTCCGCCGTGCCGATCAAGTTGTACCTGTCGCGGAAGAAGCGGTGAAGATCAAAGCCAAGGTTTTTTGGCTTCAACTGGAGATCGTGAATGAAGAGGCAGCTCGTATTGCTTCTGAAGGTGGGCTTGAAGTCATCATGGACCGCTGCATTAAAGTGGAAGATGCTATTTTGAATCCCAGAAATAACTAA
- a CDS encoding C39 family peptidase, giving the protein MKIIWQGLKVTFGFFLVGGLVFASSVFAVLLYAKATGKEPAIFASSPTAIIATPTAAVKAAQTAAPTPVAEIKKSAMIDAPVFAQLPELPAGCEITSLTMLLNYAGIAKNKMDLAAEMPKDETPATLNADGSIASWGNPNTGFVGDVTRKTRGFGIYHSGLFPLLKHYMPQAIDITGESFDMYEQQIARDIPVIAWTTIDFNIPYKWVTWETPTGPLKTTYAEHAVLLVGYDENNVYLNDPLSGKKQVQVNKAQFIESWTAMGKQGLTYLKK; this is encoded by the coding sequence ATGAAGATTATTTGGCAGGGATTGAAGGTGACGTTTGGCTTTTTCCTCGTTGGGGGGCTCGTGTTTGCCAGCAGTGTGTTCGCTGTTTTGCTATATGCCAAAGCGACGGGCAAGGAGCCGGCTATTTTTGCTTCCAGTCCCACCGCAATAATCGCCACACCAACAGCAGCAGTCAAAGCCGCCCAAACGGCTGCGCCGACACCAGTTGCCGAGATCAAGAAATCCGCAATGATTGATGCGCCAGTGTTTGCTCAACTCCCTGAACTTCCGGCGGGTTGTGAGATTACAAGCTTGACGATGCTGCTGAATTACGCAGGCATTGCCAAAAATAAAATGGACCTCGCGGCCGAGATGCCCAAAGACGAGACGCCGGCGACCTTGAACGCAGATGGTTCAATTGCCTCATGGGGCAATCCGAACACAGGATTTGTCGGAGATGTGACCCGGAAGACGAGAGGTTTTGGCATCTATCACTCGGGACTTTTTCCCTTGCTGAAGCACTATATGCCGCAAGCTATCGATATTACAGGTGAATCTTTTGACATGTACGAGCAGCAGATTGCCAGGGATATACCGGTTATTGCTTGGACGACCATTGATTTCAACATTCCATACAAATGGGTAACCTGGGAGACGCCAACAGGTCCGCTCAAAACAACATATGCCGAACATGCTGTATTATTGGTGGGGTATGATGAGAATAATGTATACTTAAATGATCCGCTAAGCGGCAAAAAACAGGTGCAGGTTAATAAAGCCCAGTTTATTGAGAGCTGGACCGCTATGGGGAAACAAGGTTTGACATATTTGAAAAAATAG